The following is a genomic window from Anas acuta chromosome 3, bAnaAcu1.1, whole genome shotgun sequence.
CTTGACAGCCAGAAATTTGGAGGGAAAAGCAGAAGGCGGTATACGCTCATCTGGGTGTGCATCTACCAAGAGCGACTGCTCGAGCCAGATACCTGAATAGACAGACTTGTCATCTGTCCTGCTGTAATTATCCTCATTTTCTCATGTAAGAGCATCAGCTGCTGGAGcaagctgcccagcagctctggattTGCCACTGTTGCATTACGGGTGGGTTCTGATGGAGCAGGGGTACTGCCTGCCACCACTGCGCTCCCACCTACTTGCTCTGGGCGAAACAGGGCTTGAGGAGAAGACCTGCTGCTACACAGAGGCAGAGAAAGCAAGATGAAAATCCCGTTTGCATTTAGGGTCTTCGAGGCACTCCCAAAGAACAGGGAACACCGCACCAAACAGCGTTTGAAATTGAAGCCGGGTGGCttcaggaggaagaggtggtATCTTTTAATAGACCagagatgaaatattttattagagcagggaattttgcttttgttagaGCCACTCGTGACACATGGGGGAAAAAGTGACAATTCTCCCAGCCCACATACTCTTCTataggaggaaaatggaggcaGCAATCTTCAAGCAAAGCGCGGACTGGCAGCAAAGGAAATCTGGTGTGCTGCCCCAGCACCTGAGGGAAGAAGCAGTGAAGGAGAGGCAAAAAATAAGACAGCAGTGAGACTATTTAACCCttcaggacagaaaaagaaatgaatgccATTGTGGCAGGCTGAAGGACTAATCTATGAGAGTAAGCTTCTAAGTGTGAAAGTCTCCTTTGACAGTACCAATCCTACGCAGCTGGGGAGCTTTCACACTGCCTGGAGCCTGTTTCTGAACAGACTTGTTCGTGTTCAGCTTGCTCGTGCTAAGGACACTTAACCCTTTTCTGGCAGCATTATGGAGCTTGAAACTATTGCAGATGTATTTTGCAACCCTTGCAATGCCTGGTAACAACCCCTTTGGCAGGCAGCACCTGTTTTATTTGGCTGCACTGTGCAGCAGTGCTTAGTCCTTTAAAAAGGAGCAGGCAGGAAAAGGCTTGTCTGTCCTGGCCTCAGTACAGAGAGGGAGGCAGGTCACCATGTGGGAGGATGTTGAGGTGCTGGACTAAGGAAACAGTTGAAAGAAAGGCGCTAAGAAGCAGGAgactataagaaaacaaaaacaaaagccttttctttctgctttatctctttctgctttttctctttctgccttctctCAAGCTTCCCTtcattaaaattgtttcttgGTCTAGTTTCTATCTTTACAAATGCTGACCTTTGGGGTTCTGAAGTCCTGCAGGTGttgcacagcaggagctgccacaGCACCAAGTGTGGCCTACGGGAACACAGGGAGATCAACACCAAACTCAAGAGGAGCCAGAGCTGCCaagtgtgtgtttgtatttcaGTGTGTTCTTTAATGTGCAGAAGTTTTGCTCATTCAAGATGTAAATGAACCTTCAAGCAGGACGCTTCTGtctggtttgttttaaaaatttaatctgAGAGACTTTGTTAACAGCTTcctagggaaaataaaaaaaaagcaactaaagGAAGCTTATGTCATCACAAAATATCTGTCCCCAAAGGGGATTGCACTGGAAATGACAGTTTAATCTGGCTGCCACCAGGATATGTTTTCAATGGAACAAGGATCTGCTCTAATAGCCTCGTAACAGAAGAGCCAAAGAAGCACTATGACAGTTTTTCAAGCGAGGCttgatcatttttttaaagtattatatGACATGGTTCCTGAAATGTAGGAGAATGGACTTGAATGAGGTTTCAGTCTGAAATTTCTGCTCTTGGATGAATGAAAATTACTGATCATGCTATGCACAGATGAAAGATGTAAGAAGAACATATTAATACAACCCTACAGTGCACCCAATGTGCTTTATTACAATGTTCACAGCTCGTGATGCTCTTCTTACACCTCAGTCAGCTGATTATACTTGGACCTCAGTTTCCATTTAACACTCTGAGTTTTTAACACCCACAACTGCAAAgaagtatttataaatatgaaatataatagttaaaaaaaagaaagcagattttaaacATCCAATGTTCATTAATGCTTTTGTCAAATTTCAGGATTTTAgagctgtttcatttttagatAGTGTTTGCAAGTAGTGGGCCGTGTGGTCCTTCAGTACTGAACACCTGGGGCTGAAAATATTGCATCAGGAGCAGGTGACAACATCACCGCATGAAAACAGGAACGTGGATTTTATGTCAGTTAATATTAGCTGTCCAGAATTTAGGTATCTAATCGAAATGAATTGTTTAGGCTCTTGCTGTATagacagacagagagaaagaCACATTCTCCGTGGGTAAATCTTCACAACCATCTTTGGTACATTTGTTAGGAGGACAAAGTTGCCTGCCAGGAATGCCTGTGCCTCTCCTGAGTGCTGTGCGATGCTAGCTGATGCTTAAAAATGTCCCCTAAGTTAAGGTACAAAAATAATTAGGCTCCTGGTCCCAGCATCTGCCACAGGGCTGCCTGAATTATCTGAAACCACGATTAACACGTAGCCAGACtgcacaagcaaaacagcagcGGAGCCGAGTCTGAGCAGGGCGATCCCAGCACAGAGCTCGGACCGTGGCTGAGCAGGCTTCCTGACACAAAGCCCAGCCCTCACCAGCTCAGTGCTCCCGACCTTACAACGCGTGACAGGAAAGGGCTGATCGCTTTTGCCAGGTTGAAACTTCAAGCACAAGTTTTTCCTCGCCTTCCCCCCTGCAGGAAGCGCACACACCCAGAGGCAGGCACGCCGCCGCAGCCCTTACCTTGCTTCTGGCTTGCTCTATAAACTCCAGGGGAGCTTTCCCAAACTGGAACGCGGCTCCAACCCACGGGATCCAGCTCCCGATGCAAGGAGGGCAGCTCGGGTTTCTCGGCTGAAACAAAAACCACTTGACAATAACAACAAGTCCCAGGAGCGCTGCCAAGAGCACAGCCAGAGCCATTTTGCCTCTCACTGCCTGCTGCAGCGGCTGCTCCGCCTGCCGCAGCaccctgcagggccaggattgTCCCTGCCGCTCAATAAGGGCTCTTGTGTCAACCTGGCCGGCTGGCTGCCACCACGGAGACACAGGGACAAAGCAGGAAGCAGCCTGGGGAACAAGCCCCTGCTGTGAAAAAGGCAGAGCAAGTTGTCCACCGCTCCGGGATGAGgaccagctctgctgtttgcaAAACTTTGACGCTGCTGTGCCAAATCCCTGCACTTTGCACTGGGGAGATGTGCTGGGGGgttgctgcagtgctgcccgGGCAGCCAAGGACGCTGCCAGGGACACCGTGGCAAAGCAGCAGGTcacttttctccattaaaaaaatatttttagcaataaGAGTATTGCAAAACAGAGGCTGGGACTTGCAGACATTTAGCCTTCAACACGGCAGATGACAAGGAGTATCTGCAGACATCTCCTTAAGCGATGAGCCTCAGGAAAGGTCCCTCTCACCCAGCCAAGCTCACGTCTTTAGGGGCTTCGTTAAGTCAGCACCCAGAGCCTTTATCTGCTCCTCAGGCACTGGGCACACTATTAAGTATCACATATATTACTATCAGACACATCATTATTATAAATTGTGTTATCTGAAGCATGGGCCAGCTAGCAGAAGGAAATGAGACGCTCCATGATCTCCCACATCCATTTATCCCAGCCATCCCAGGCATCTTTTAAAGCCTTCTGTGCTGGGGTGACTGGCTCGGTAGAGGGGACAGCAGTGGATGCTGTCTCCCTTGATTTTAGCAAGGCTTCTGACACCATCTCCTACCCCAAATTGATCAAGTACATACCAGGTAAGCGGACAGCAAGCATGGTGCACCCTAGGGGTGGATGCTGGAACCGCCACGGTGTAATGTCTTCATCAGTGACCTGTGTGATGGGACAGAGAACACACTCAGCAAGTCTGTAGATGGCACAAAACCAGGAGCAGTGGCTGACAGCCCGGGGGTATGTCACCCAGGACATCATCAGGGTGGAGAAACGGGCTGACGAGAACTTCATCAAGTTCAGCAGAGGGCAACATGAAGTCAGCGCACAAGGGCAATGTGAATCAGGCTGGAGATGTAAGCCTCATAATCAGGGAATTGCAGAatggttcaggttggaagggaggCTCCtgaacctctggaggtcatctgggccaacccccagctcaagcagggccacctcaTGTATACTGGCCTAATACTGGAGGATATTTTCACTACATGCACAACCCAAGCAGTGAGTGTGAACTGATCTCTATGCACAGGCGAGACAAGCCCCGAACACATTGTGAGGATGTTAATTGAAGgcctttgtgtttgttttcatttttgtttagctTAGCTTCTGCTTCCTGGGAAAGATCTGGTGAGGAAAAGAGATCCTATGTCAGCATTATTGTGAGGAGGACACAGCCAGTATGGTGGCACAATTGTCACTAACAAGCTGCCTCAGACTAGGTCTTAGTCCTGATTAAGATAatgtttcatgtttgttttccaatgGAAAGTGTCACAGTCCCCACTGCTGAAGGCAGGCTGGAGGAGTGGGGCAGTCTGGCTGCCTtgtgcagcagcacccagccctccctggccctgctgctgtgcctccaTCATAGCTAAAGCCCATGCTCCCTTCCCCTGCATGCAGCCTGAACTGACTTTGGACAGAAATCAGAAACTGCTGTGTCACTACAAgccaaattaaataaatactaagGGTTTTCTTTCCTAGAGCTGTTTCCCTCAGGATTTGGGGATAAATAAAACCCAGATGTcgagagctgctgcagcaaacgCTCATCTCCAGCTCAGACTCATTTGTGTTCCTCAGTGCTGTCCCCGGATCAGCCTGGTTGAAAAAACAGAGAACTTCCCCAGACGAAAAATGACCATGGAGTGATGTTCCCTCCATAGGAGGGAACATCATGCTAGGCTACAGGGTTTACTTTAAGGAGGGCTCTAGTTGGCTTCCAGTCCCTAAAGCATGGTTACAGAAAGGACAGAGAGAGACAGTTCCCAGAGGTGCACATCTGAAAGGACGAGAAGCCACGGTTATAAGCTGGAACCAGGCACGTTTGTGTTAAATGGCAATCAACCTTCCTCCCATTTTCATCAGCAGCCAGGGTGTTTTGTCGGTGCTTTGTCCCATCACAGCACAGATTCTAACGAATTCTAACCCAACGAGGGATCCAATTTAATACTGATTATGGGTGACCCACAACATAAATTCATCTCACTTGCCCTGGATATTTTACCTGCAATGCTCCCTTCATTTGTCTCAATTATTGTGACCTGGAACGCATACCAAAATGTTAGTTAGGTCTGGGGGGTGGTTCTCGGATGATTTCTGTGTCCTAAAAACCCTCAAATCCTCAGCGTGAGGATTAGTGATTAATGGCTAATGATTAACTCAGTGATTCAGCTGAGCTTTAATGGCAAATGAAGAGCTTCTCTTGAGCAGCCCgtgccttatttatttattcattttcaggatGAGAACAAAATGTGCCTACATTAACCTAAGAGAAATTAAGAATGGCACATAATCACTGGGGTTTCAGTGTTCATCCAGGAAAAGCTTGAAACTTCTGACATGCAGGGGTTTGGCAGAGaccagctcctgccctcccagGTTTGCGTGCCCCTTGTTCAAATTGCACAGCTCCGTGCCGAGCCCCCACAATTTCCCCAGGGAACTGTTGACAGTGCTAGATAGCCTGTTCTTCAGCTCAGCATGTATGTAGCTGCTGctaattttgctttcattacaCCAGATCTGGATCAATTAAATCTGTCTGAAAGCAGGCAGCGACGGTGCCTGCGCAGCCATTTGGCACCGGGACGCTCTTTGGGGACGATGTCGGTGACAAAGATGGTGCAAACTGAAACACCCCACAAAGcaaacagccctgcagctgctctcaTCATCTTGACGCCttgttaatgatttttttttttttttttaacgtgaAGACAAGTGTCAAAATTGTgtgctcccagcctgctggcagggggcagtgctgctgccagacTACATTTCCCAGGAGCCCGCTGTCTCCCGTGTCACTCACCGAGGAccttgcagctctctgcaggaaTTCGGGCTGCTGCGTTTGGGAGCGCTGGCACTGTAGAAACATGACCTTCAGAAATTTGCCTCCTAACCAACCCCGAGCACAGCTGAGCTAGCGTGGCCAGGGCCGCTCCTCTTTCAGAGCCGTGCACGGTGGCTGCTTAGCCTTGCCGCATGTCACCCGCTACATGGTACCTGCAGAAGACGAGAAGAGCTTACCTCTTCCAGAGAGATGGCCCCGGGCCAGCAAATTCGCTCTGTCAGCCTGTGCAGCCACTGTGGCAGAACTAGGTACAAATCACCGTGGTTTggctggagggaaggggatCAAAAATTGATTTTGGGGGGCAGGGAGAACTTCAGTCCCCGGATTCCTCGCTGCTCGGCATTTGTTCTGGCATTTCTGCTCCAGCAAATCTGCTCCTTCCACTCTGCTCGCTCTCCCTTTTCCATGATTTAAGCTTTGCAAGTGCTTTGTGCTACCTGAACTATCTGTGGGGTCTTTTGCATGGAAATCTTCGCCTCTGAGACTGAAGGGCAGCAGTCAATTAGCACAGCACAGTTGGGACCAACCTAACCTTTGCACTTGCTTGTTTTCTGGAGCAACACTAGAGGCAGTCTTTTGCCTAAGGTAGCAGCAAGGTGCTGGCTTCTGCAGGAATTTGCTTTTCCTAGTTAATGTAGGTTaaccaaagaaaaatcaaatctcATGTTTCTGGCTATGGTAGCGATGTCCGTAGAAACGGAGGGTAACAAACTGCTTGGTGAAACACAGGAAACCTGGCATCTGCATGGCATTGCTCTGTCCTCAGTAACTTACTTGTAATATTTCTCAGCCTACGGTATATGACTGCTACAAACTCCTACGTGCAAGCCTGTCGCAGTGTGCTAACCATTTGTGATGTCTGTCTTTGCTGGTCTTTAAATGTGAGCGCTGTGTTACCGTGCCCCATCACCTGGAGAGCCACTGCTGGCCTGCATGCAGAAGGACACCTTTACGCCAGCTGTATAATGACTGCTGAGGATTTTGAAATTCAGGGCAGCAAAAATGCACCCCCAGTGTGCCAAAATGGAGGTGGGCCACCTTCCCTGGCCGTTCCTTAATCCTGTGAAGGAAGTAACAGCTGAAATTTGCTCTTTGTGTCTGCACCAGCAAAGCAGCACTGGTGTGGTTTAGGGTGGCTTGTAGGATAGCTGCTCACCTGCATGGATATCTGCGTTACACCACGGCCAGCGTGGGGCTGTCTCTGGTGCTGAGTCATGTTCTGCCACCACGATGGGCAGAGCTGGAGAGGCCAGACACCCAGTAAGAGATCCAACTGATCTTCGTTCAGGAGGAGTAACTGGAACAGAGCTTTTACCCCAGAGTCTCTTGGGAAGTATGTGTATGGCATGACAGCTTGAAAAAGAAGTAAAGGGAGAAGACTTGGGGCTTGATGCATGCTTGTGTCTCATGCCCAAAGCCACTTTGAACAGATCTGGGTGTGAatcacctcctgctccccacaAGTACTCCCGCCCTGCTACTGGTCGCTGCACTTTGCTCACACCTTGCTGCCTGCCTTGGGATTCGGGTGTAGATTTCACCAGCGTGGTGGGTCCCGCCACAGCCGGACCCAAACTCACGTTTGtcctctgctccttctcttCAGTGACGTTCCCCCTGGACCTCACGAAAACTCGCCTGCAGGTCCAAGGTGAAGCTGCTGCACGGGGCAGCGGAACTGCTGCCGGCCAGGCTGTCCCATACCGTGGCATGCTGCGGACGGCAGCTGGCGTGGTGCAGGAGGAAGGCTTACTGAAGCTCTGGCAAGGAGCCACGCCAGCCGTCTACCGGCACATAGGTGATTATCGGCAAGTTCGGGTCCTGCTTGCTGTGGCCAGCAGCCTCGGGCCACGAGCTTCCCCTACCATGTTGTACTTTAAAGGTAGCTGCGAGGACTTCTTCAGCCTGCTTTGCAATCccactttgaaataaatgaggATCTGGCTCAGTCCCCTCTCTTCATGGCCTTGTTCTGGCctgtaggaaaacaaaatataatttcccTGTCAACTTTGCAGGAAGGTCCTCTGTGCTAACAGGCACTCGCAGTCCTCAGaacaataaatgtattttatctgAGGGAAGTGGGGATGgactgggaaaaaatacaagGTTGCAAACACTAGGATGAAGAAACACGTTAACGGTCTGGCCAGAAGTAACAGCTTGCTGTGTTTTACTTGCTGAGCCAGTGACATCAACAAACCTCAAAAGCACTCGTGGGAGATTCTGTGCTTGGCAGCCAGCTGAGAGGGGAGAGGTGCCGTAGGGTCTGCTCGATGTGCTGGGATGAGCCACGCTGCCTCTTGGTACATTTATGGCTCAGCcaaaaagatgtgaaaaaatTCCTGGCTATAGCATTTGTACCAGCCAACTGCCTTCCTTTACCCATTTTCACCATGAACATGAGCAGTGACCAAATGGCCCAGGCAAGCTTCACAATGTTTTACAACAGAtcccttcagcttttcctcacCCGGTGACCTCCAGGAATGGCAGACCTCAGACTTACCtcctgctgttgttttccaCAGTGTATTCTGGTGTTCGGATGGTTGCATATGAACATCTGCGTGACTCCGTGCTCGGAAGGGCTGAGGATGAAAGCTTTCCTTTCTGGTAATGTTGCACGTGTGCTTGTGCCTATTTGGGTATTGTCCTTTACTGCATGTGGCCCTAGAAAGCTGTCTTCTCTTTACGGCTTGCCCACCTAAAGAGGGTAAAgataaataaagtaattaagCACCTGTATGGACTGCCTGGTGCTATGGGAAAGGGTTTTATGTATTGGCAAGCAGTTCCAAGTTTCAGATTGACATTCAGTTGTTATAATATATACAGGAACCTCTCTTGTATCTTGCCATCCTGCCTTTAAACCTTAAGTGAGGAGCATAATGAAACCTGGAGAGGAAGCAGAGCATCTTGGTGGCAGATTCTCCATTTTTGTATTAACTTGAAATTAACCGAACTATTCCTGACTACATTAATTACCTGCATTTGCCACAATTATCATCTTAACTTTGGCTGCCAGTATAAGAAAGAGCCACTCACATTTGTCTCACTTGGGCCATGCTGCCAAACTCTTTAGCACTGTGATTTGTGAAGCTCCTCAGTGTATTCTGCAGTGTGTTTGATTTCCCTGTGCGGCAGGAAAGCTGTTGTTGGAGGCATGTCTGCGGGTGCCATTGGACAGTTTTTTGCCAGCCCAACTGATCTGGTGAAGGTGCAGATGcagatggaaggaaaaaggaagctgGAAGGAAAGCCGTTACGGTCAGTTCTTCTCCAGGGTGGCGTTTATCCACCTGTGTTACTCTTTGGTAAGGTTGTTAGGTTTCTTACACATTTAGTATTGCAACACAGCTGTGGAATCAGGGGGTCACCTATCATTAGCGACCAGATTTGTGCATACCAGGGAAACTCATGTTTGCTAAGATGTCATGGTAGGAAAGTCAAAGATTAAAGGGATTCAGAGGCCAGATCCTCGCAGGTATAAACTGCCACTCCTAAGTGAGGACCTGGCTCAGCAAAGCTCTGGAATATGCAAAGATGTCTCTGTAGCTGGGTTCTCTCTCCATTAAACTTTGATTTTAGATTTCGAGGAGTGCACCATGCATTTATGAAGATCCTGTCCGAAGGAGGAATTCGGGGACTTTGGGCTGGATGGGTGCCAAACGTCCAGAGAGCTGCTCTGGTAAACATGGGAGGTAAATTGAATAACTTGGCCTGTGGTGCTTTAGATCTTAAGTCTTTGGGACTGAAAGGCACTGCCTGTGGCTTCCCATCATAAACACTGGCTCTGTTCTTGGCATATCCTGCAGCACTACTTtggctatttttttaattttgcatgttttaatcTTCTTTGGCACACTGGGTACGACTTCCTAGGTCAGTTGGCACAGGATTACGTTAGCATGAccaaaaaatgtcttttgagATACAAAATTGGAGGTGGCATAAACTGCACCTTGCTAAGCAGCAATAAAGGAATCACTGGACTGATCATCTGGATGGTCGCAGCAGGAGTTACATGTATTAAATGAGGGCTATATAGTAAATGTCATCATGAATTATTCTACAGAACTTTCCATTTGGGATCCATGCTGCCATTTGTAGGGCAGAACAGCGAAGAAGGCAGTGGGAGGGAGCAGGTACTCACATGTCTAACGAAGGGAGCTACGTGCCACAACTCGCATCAGAAACCGGGGGCAGAGTGCTAGCTGTGCCAACGGGAGGGGCTGCACTGCAAATTTTGGTCTTGCCACATCTCCATCCTTTGTCAGTAACAAACAGCACAAACACCATTTGCttctgatgctgtttttttcctcattctcatTACAGATCTGACCACTTACGACTCAGTGAAACACTTCTTGCTTCTGAACACACCGCTCACAGACAACAGTCTCACTCACAGCGTTGCCAGGTGCCGTGCTCCTTTTTTACCTCTTTTCCACTGTGGGGCATTCCCTGCCTGGCTGACTGGACCAGCATGCCCTCTGTGTGCTAGCAGAACCCCCTAGTCTTTGGCTGTGATATCGATGATAAAACTACCCTTATACTGGTAGTGGTTTGAGGTTTTTTTGCCTGAGAGAATGTCACTGTGCAGAAGTCACAAGACAAAGGATGCAACCATTGCTAGGAAACTGCCCTCACCAGAAGGGCCTTACCAGTACATTATAACACCTGTGAGAGCACACAAATATTCACCTTTCTGAAATTGCTACTATTTTATCTACTTTAACTTTAGCAAACAGTAACAAGTGATATAACCTCTGCATAACAACCTCTTTTACTCCCTTGAATTATGAAGAGCTCCGCTTTACATAAGCAATAACATAAATCAACTATTATGGTCCTTTATCCCCGCCTCAGGACTACACACAGAGGCGAGGGCAGCTGGCGCTGAGAGGACATTTGAGAAGAAGCAGTACTAGCAAGCCTTCTCCTAAACAGGTTTATGTTAATTTATGAGGTATTACTCATGGTTTTATGATACCTGCTTTCATGTGTCTTTAGTATTGGAAATTAACTTGTGGTAAATCattgtggtcttttttttgCTAAGTACCTGTTGTTATTGATAGTGGCTGTTCTGGCTTGGTGGCTGCTGTCCTGGGAACTCCTGCTGATGTGGTCAAAACCCGGATAATGAACCAGCCGAGAGACAAGCAGGGAAGGTACGGACACTCTGGGGACTTCTCCGTAGGACAGCAAGACCCTGGGTCTCTCTGATTTCACTGGGAGTTGGTCCACGTGCTAAGTCCTGGTCTtcatcttgtttcctttttagtatttcagttttgcatGTCTCAGGGGTTTTGTTGGGATGATCACACAGCCATACCAAGTTCCTTCAGTGGAATTCAGAGCAATTAAGACTCCAGTGAGCttgcaaaaaataattgtacAAATTCGGCTGATACAGGTTATTTCTTATTTGGGAagggctttatttatttgtgaattctgtatttgtaatcctaactgtttgttttctgcacatTGCTAGAGGTCTGCTGTATAAGTCTTCCACGGACTGCTTGATTCAAACGGTACAAGGTGAAGGGTTTATGTCTCTATACAAAGGCTTTATACCAACCTGGATGCGAATGGTAAATGCCTTTCACTGTCTTTAGCAAAAGTTGAACAATGTAGCATGAAAATGAAGGGAGTGTTTTGTTCTATCAACATTTCAGAGTTATTTGTGTTTCTCTATTTAACTACAGTTAGCATAGCTGCTCATGGATGAAATGACTGCAGGCAGTGTCACTTCCTAGGCACAGAAGAGGCTTTTGCCCGACACCAGTGTATTGCTCTAAAAAAGCAGACAGCACAGCATGTCAGCTACAAGGGTGCAAGTTTCCTATTTTATGCAAGGAGAACCACGGAATTACCTGATTAAGGTTTTAGAACAAgagaagcctttaaaaaaaattaagaagcaTTCATCCTTAAGTAGCTCCCAAGCATGAAACATTTCAGGCTAAACATTTACAGGCTGGCAAGCTTGCAAAATTTTGTGGTGTCTTGTCAAGGACTGTGCAGCCCTAACCATACACAACATCAAAGTTTTTGTATGACAGACATGAGATTAAGCTTGGGAATAGTATCTTTAAGAAGAGTCAAACACAGTTTAATGTACTGGGATTATTTTGTCAATTCTGTTTCAAGCTTCTAACTTCTGTGCTTGCTTTCACAGGCTCCTTGGTCACTGGTATTCTGGCTTACATATGAACAAATCAGAAGGATCTGTGGAGttagttctttttaaaatcatgaaaCCACATCAATAtccacaaaacaaagaacaggaaagctgtattttcattCCACAAGGCATTCCTACCCCTCAAGGAACTAATTCATTTAGGAGACTGGAGTAGGATCGCATGTATAAATTGCTGCCGTAAATCCAGTCCTTCCTGGGTGGGATGAGCCATGACTTAAGAAACCTAGCTGCTTGGCAGACTGCTATATGAAGGTGAAGTTATcggcaagaaaaaaaaaaaaaagtcagagtaGGACTTCAACTGGCACCGGCATCAGCTTTCTGGAAGAGTGaacacaggttaaaaaaaaatctaacaaatacaatattgtttgttttgcaatagTGATGATTCCTATCATTAAGGACAAGAGCAGATTGAACAATGCAGCACTGAACACGGGGCTTACCAGCCTACAAAATCACTTGggaatttttgttattattacatTTGTACTCACATAGAAAAAGAACTACCTCTATAGTTTGATACCTCAGCAAACCAAGTACGGGGTGCTAGGTACTGAAACAGATTGAAACAGTTCACTTGACTTTCAATTCCCTTTGCACAAAAGGCAGAAGGGGCTGTGCTCCTCGTGCTTTTCAGAGTCTGTTTGACCTCTACACTCAACGGAGTAACATCCACAAGTGAAATTCAGTCCCTGAAATCGAAAAGCCTAGGAAAGCCTAGGAAATCAAAAGCCTAGTTCACTCTGTGCCACTTGAGGGGCTCACAATAGGCGTGCTGTCCACAGGACAAGTTGAACTACTCGTCCTTTCACAGTGCCAGCACTGACATGGCAGGTTGGGTCACTAAAGTACCACTTTTCCATGGAAATATTCACTCTGCCCTTTTTAAATCTAGGCAGAAATataacatttccttta
Proteins encoded in this region:
- the SLC25A27 gene encoding mitochondrial uncoupling protein 4; this translates as MVPAEDEKSLPLPERWPRASKFALSACAATVAELVTFPLDLTKTRLQVQGEAAARGSGTAAGQAVPYRGMLRTAAGVVQEEGLLKLWQGATPAVYRHIVYSGVRMVAYEHLRDSVLGRAEDESFPFWKAVVGGMSAGAIGQFFASPTDLVKVQMQMEGKRKLEGKPLRFRGVHHAFMKILSEGGIRGLWAGWVPNVQRAALVNMGDLTTYDSVKHFLLLNTPLTDNSLTHSVASGCSGLVAAVLGTPADVVKTRIMNQPRDKQGRGLLYKSSTDCLIQTVQGEGFMSLYKGFIPTWMRMAPWSLVFWLTYEQIRRICGVSSF